In a single window of the Falco rusticolus isolate bFalRus1 chromosome 11, bFalRus1.pri, whole genome shotgun sequence genome:
- the LOC119155206 gene encoding uncharacterized protein LOC119155206, producing the protein MSTFGGALRSPSHPPPAWAATRIENLAPHTASVSAQRTAAAVVLPGWSAPVGRWGDADGAACAGTRPLPDSPVPGCVQRAHASARQHRRSWQPAPVAPPHRAWAAGQPPADEVLCARPGLAAVRLCGGRREGACPQSAQHPGLRGWSVVGMAVPLQGPGQPAMLNSGKLQPSLKEDCRCPTRVRMWLSLAVTAARAWQGVERAGCGCRGGAVLPWVTLKLWVGGLQRGGAKPARREELRVAHHPAYWHSGHGGSWKQPGPSASGRARPCGAMLGSGRTRRGAGGRAEPPLACRRQDNPRLTPFTHTAQHP; encoded by the coding sequence ATGAGCACGTTTGGGGGGGCCCTGCgctcccccagccacccaccGCCCGCCTGGGCAGCCACCAGGATTGAAAACCTCGCTCCGCACACCGCCAGCGTCTCAGCCCAGCGCACGGCAGCGGCGGTGGTGCTGCCCGGGTGGTCTGCTCcggtggggaggtggggggacgCTGACGGGGCAGCGTGTGCAGGGACACGGCCCCTTCCCGACTCCCCTGTGCCTGGGTGCGTGCAGAGGGCACACGCTTCTGCCAGGCAGCATCGCCGCTCCTGGCAGCCCGCTCCCGTGGCACCGCCGCATCGTGCCTGGGCTGCGGGCCAGCCGCCTGCTGACGAAGTCCTTTGCGCCCGTCCTGGGCTCGCAGCGGTGCGGCTGTGTGGTGGCCGGAGGGAGGGAGCGTGCCCACAGtcagcccagcaccctgggctCAGAGGTTGGAGCGTGGTGGGAATGGCCGTCCCCCTCCAGGGACCAGGGCAGCCAGCGATGCTGAACAGCGGCAAACTCCAGCCCTCATTAAAAGAGGACTGCCGCTGTCCCACGCGCGTGCGCATGTGGCTGTCCTTGGCTGTCACTGCAGCGAGAGCTTGGCAAGGCGTGGAGAGGGCTGGGTGCGGGTGTCGAGGCGGTGCGGTGCTGCCGTGGGTAACGCTAAAACTCTGGGTAGGGGGCTTACAACGTGGCGGGGCTAAGCCAGCCAGGCGAGAGGAGCTCAGAGTGGCACATCACCCCGCGTACTGGCACTCTGGCCACGGAGGGTCCTGGAAGCAGCCGGGACCCAGCGCCTCGGGGCGAGCTCGACCCTGTGGGGCAATGCTGGGAAGCGGCAGGACACGGcgtggggcaggaggcagggcagagccgcCGCTCGCTTGCAGGAGGCAGGATAACCCCAGGCTGACCCCTTTCACACACACCGCACAACACCCCTAA